One segment of Streptomyces sp. NBC_00576 DNA contains the following:
- a CDS encoding uridine kinase family protein yields the protein MTSHPPIPTRVVLLCGPSGSGKSLLAARSGLPVLRLDDFYKEGTDPTLPQVLGSTDIDWDHPQSWDADAAVTAITELCRTGRTNVPVYDISQSARTGEEGVEIGRTPLFIAEGIFAAEIVARCQEEGVLADALCLSRGPVKTFRRRFLRDLREGRKSVPFLLRRGWRLMRAERSIVARQTALGAHACDRDEAMGRLADAAAGRRPQTSTAA from the coding sequence GTGACCTCCCACCCGCCCATACCCACGCGAGTCGTGCTGCTCTGCGGCCCTTCCGGCTCCGGCAAGTCCCTCCTCGCCGCCCGTTCCGGTCTCCCGGTCCTGCGGCTCGACGACTTCTACAAGGAGGGCACCGACCCGACGCTGCCGCAGGTCCTGGGAAGCACCGACATCGACTGGGACCACCCTCAGTCGTGGGACGCGGACGCGGCGGTCACCGCCATCACCGAGCTGTGCCGCACGGGTCGTACGAACGTCCCGGTGTACGACATCTCGCAGAGCGCCCGTACGGGCGAGGAGGGCGTCGAGATCGGCCGGACCCCGCTGTTCATCGCGGAGGGCATCTTCGCCGCCGAGATCGTCGCGCGCTGCCAGGAGGAGGGCGTCCTCGCGGACGCGCTCTGTCTTAGCCGGGGGCCGGTCAAGACGTTCCGCCGGCGCTTCCTGCGGGACCTGCGCGAGGGCCGCAAGTCGGTGCCGTTCCTGCTGCGCCGCGGCTGGCGGCTGATGCGCGCCGAGCGTTCCATCGTCGCCCGCCAGACGGCCCTGGGCGCGCACGCGTGCGACCGGGACGAGGCGATGGGCAGACTGGCGGACGCGGCAGCGGGCCGCCGCCCACAGACGAGTACGGCAGCCTGA